Proteins co-encoded in one Synechococcus elongatus PCC 6301 genomic window:
- a CDS encoding RidA family protein, with product MTRQNISSGSAWEPVLGYSRAVKVGPYVHVSGTTASTPDGVVGLGDPYEQTKAALKTIAQALTEAGAQLSDVVRTRLYVTDISRWEEIGKAHGEVFGEIRPAMAIVEVSQLISPELLVEIGADAYIGE from the coding sequence ATGACCCGCCAAAATATTTCCTCCGGTTCCGCCTGGGAGCCTGTGCTGGGCTATTCCCGCGCCGTCAAGGTCGGACCCTACGTCCATGTCTCTGGCACTACGGCCAGCACCCCGGACGGCGTTGTTGGTCTGGGTGATCCCTACGAGCAAACCAAAGCAGCGCTAAAGACGATCGCACAAGCACTGACAGAGGCGGGTGCCCAACTCTCTGATGTAGTGCGGACGCGGCTCTACGTCACGGATATTTCACGCTGGGAAGAAATCGGGAAAGCCCATGGCGAGGTGTTTGGGGAAATTCGTCCCGCCATGGCGATCGTGGAAGTGAGCCAATTGATCTCGCCGGAATTGCTCGTCGAAATTGGGGCGGATGCCTACATCGGCGAATAG
- a CDS encoding peroxiredoxin-like family protein gives MTPAPINPYPLLQACQRQRVSDGAIAPVLAGTESSDRLLVLIWPQLGDFDSLEYAQWLQREQDQIQQLGLTIRAVGIGDRDSGQRFCEFTGFPADQLFVDPTASLHQELELYPGLQLSIPGFSPAAKAWLNLLLMCAGIGSPGTLAEVLRGYRGDRSAPQLIAAEETVQAAPLPPIKGNFFNLAGGSGFQRPMELATLRLRNMAESLGHWRTYVPDTSYMTQRGGTFLFDRDRQLIYEHRDHGILGFSATMNRPLSFLDNLPTPSTASVP, from the coding sequence ATGACTCCAGCACCCATCAACCCTTACCCGCTCTTGCAGGCTTGTCAGCGTCAACGGGTCAGTGATGGGGCGATCGCGCCAGTCCTTGCTGGCACTGAAAGCAGCGATCGCCTGCTGGTCTTGATTTGGCCGCAGTTGGGCGACTTCGACAGCTTGGAATATGCCCAGTGGTTGCAGCGAGAACAGGATCAGATCCAGCAACTTGGGCTGACGATTCGCGCAGTCGGCATTGGCGATCGTGACTCAGGCCAGCGCTTCTGCGAGTTCACCGGCTTTCCCGCCGATCAGCTCTTTGTTGATCCCACAGCTAGCTTGCATCAAGAACTAGAGCTCTATCCGGGACTACAACTGTCAATTCCTGGCTTTTCCCCCGCTGCCAAGGCTTGGCTGAATCTGCTGTTGATGTGTGCTGGCATTGGTAGCCCCGGCACGTTGGCGGAAGTGCTTCGGGGCTATCGCGGCGATCGCAGTGCACCCCAACTCATTGCCGCCGAAGAAACGGTACAGGCTGCACCGCTACCACCCATCAAAGGCAACTTTTTTAACCTTGCGGGCGGCTCTGGCTTCCAGCGACCGATGGAATTGGCAACGCTACGCCTCCGCAACATGGCGGAATCCCTCGGTCATTGGCGTACTTACGTCCCTGATACCAGCTACATGACCCAACGCGGCGGTACTTTCCTGTTCGATCGCGATCGCCAGTTAATTTACGAGCATCGCGATCACGGCATCCTTGGCTTTTCTGCCACCATGAATCGGCCGCTTAGTTTTTTGGACAACCTGCCAACCCCATCCACAGCGTCAGTGCCCTAG
- the thiO gene encoding glycine oxidase ThiO, translating to MAFEVAVFGGGVIGLAIALELRSRGAMVQVYSQNTQAAAGRVAAGMLAPQSEGIEVGPMLDLGLRSRSLYARWTQQLEQLSGQDSGYWPCGILVPLSEAKNRDRYPHPAESPGQWLSAADLRDFQPALCSDLIGGWWFSQEGQVDSRRALYPALRAAAIASGVTIHESVALRELSVTGDRLQSAMTDRGPVQADAYVLATGAWSGDWLQLPVYPVKGQMFSLQADPRLLNHVLFGERVYIVPRRDGLIVVGATMEATAGFRTGNTAGPLQSLMAEAIALVPALADCPLVETWWGYRPATPDEWPILGQGPAENLFLATGHYRNGMLLAPITAQLLADQILDHCTDQLLHAFRYDRFSSHDSSTHQPLPALAGLSASTGQ from the coding sequence ATGGCGTTCGAGGTAGCCGTCTTTGGGGGCGGCGTCATTGGCTTGGCGATCGCGCTAGAACTGCGATCGCGAGGCGCGATGGTGCAGGTCTACAGTCAAAACACTCAGGCGGCGGCAGGTCGTGTGGCAGCAGGGATGTTGGCGCCCCAGTCGGAAGGCATCGAAGTCGGGCCCATGCTGGATCTGGGGCTGCGCAGCCGATCGCTCTACGCCCGCTGGACCCAGCAACTCGAACAACTCAGCGGTCAAGACAGTGGCTACTGGCCCTGCGGCATTTTGGTGCCCCTGAGTGAGGCCAAAAATCGCGATCGCTATCCTCATCCAGCAGAATCTCCGGGGCAATGGCTCTCGGCAGCGGACTTACGAGACTTTCAGCCCGCACTATGCTCTGACCTAATCGGTGGCTGGTGGTTTTCCCAAGAAGGGCAAGTTGATAGTCGCCGTGCCCTGTATCCAGCGCTGCGAGCCGCCGCGATCGCCAGTGGCGTCACGATCCATGAAAGCGTGGCGCTGCGGGAGTTATCTGTAACAGGCGATCGCCTGCAATCCGCGATGACCGATCGCGGGCCAGTTCAAGCTGACGCCTACGTTCTGGCAACCGGCGCTTGGTCCGGCGACTGGCTACAACTGCCGGTCTATCCCGTTAAAGGCCAAATGTTCTCGCTGCAAGCTGACCCGCGTTTGCTGAACCACGTTTTGTTTGGTGAGCGGGTGTATATTGTGCCGCGCCGAGATGGTCTGATTGTGGTCGGTGCCACCATGGAAGCGACGGCGGGATTCAGGACTGGCAACACCGCTGGCCCCTTACAGAGCTTGATGGCCGAGGCGATCGCCCTCGTTCCGGCTCTGGCGGACTGTCCACTGGTTGAAACTTGGTGGGGATACCGTCCCGCGACACCAGATGAATGGCCGATCCTGGGGCAAGGCCCCGCTGAGAACTTATTCTTGGCGACCGGCCACTACCGCAACGGTATGCTGCTCGCCCCAATTACCGCTCAGCTACTCGCTGACCAAATTCTCGACCACTGCACGGATCAACTGCTTCATGCCTTCCGTTACGACCGCTTCTCCAGCCATGACTCCAGCACCCATCAACCCTTACCCGCTCTTGCAGGCTTGTCAGCGTCAACGGGTCAGTGA
- a CDS encoding PPC domain-containing DNA-binding protein: MEIAVLRLRPGQDLKQALWDWTQEHQPSAACLLSAVGSLDAVCLRLAGGDRQFQRQEPHEILSLSGTFCLDGLHLHLAIADATG; the protein is encoded by the coding sequence ATGGAGATTGCCGTTTTGCGTTTGCGACCGGGTCAGGATCTCAAACAAGCCCTGTGGGATTGGACACAGGAACACCAACCCAGTGCGGCTTGCTTGCTTAGTGCGGTCGGCAGTCTGGATGCGGTTTGCCTGCGACTGGCCGGCGGCGATCGCCAATTCCAGCGACAAGAGCCTCACGAAATTCTGAGTCTGAGCGGCACCTTCTGTCTGGATGGACTGCACCTTCATCTCGCGATCGCGGATGCCACGGGCTAG
- a CDS encoding ComF family protein has translation MFTPLQQFCDRLLLRSACRLCQRPATEILCLDCGRQLQACAQPRQWQSYGVTVWAWGDYAGLLRRALQQVKFDRDRELAQALGQCLADSLIDWPRSPQLQLVPIPIARDRYQQRGFNQGEVIASAVAAAQGWPCNRRSLRRLQATQALHGLSAEARRQEVAGVFDWQASRQSGEIWLVDDILTTGATLREATQTIRANGDRVRGWLLLSQTPALEGLNADKGSATILKLKKQRHPCRDSSVGRAED, from the coding sequence ATGTTTACTCCACTTCAACAATTTTGCGATCGCCTCTTGTTGCGATCGGCTTGTCGGCTCTGTCAGCGTCCTGCCACTGAAATCCTTTGTTTGGATTGCGGACGACAGTTGCAAGCCTGTGCCCAACCGCGTCAGTGGCAAAGCTACGGCGTCACCGTCTGGGCTTGGGGCGATTATGCGGGCTTGCTGCGGCGAGCATTGCAACAGGTCAAGTTCGATCGCGATCGCGAATTAGCGCAAGCCCTCGGTCAATGTCTAGCGGATAGCTTGATCGATTGGCCGCGATCGCCACAATTACAACTTGTACCGATTCCGATCGCCCGCGATCGCTACCAGCAGCGGGGCTTCAACCAGGGGGAGGTGATTGCCTCGGCGGTAGCCGCTGCTCAAGGCTGGCCCTGCAACCGGCGATCGTTGCGGCGTCTGCAAGCAACTCAAGCGCTGCACGGTCTCAGTGCAGAGGCCCGACGCCAGGAAGTAGCCGGCGTTTTTGACTGGCAAGCCAGCCGTCAGTCGGGCGAGATCTGGCTGGTTGACGATATTCTGACCACTGGCGCGACCTTGCGCGAAGCAACCCAGACGATTCGAGCCAATGGCGATCGCGTCCGAGGGTGGTTGCTCCTCTCACAAACTCCTGCGCTGGAGGGCTTGAACGCGGACAAGGGCTCTGCTACGATACTGAAGCTGAAAAAACAGCGACATCCCTGCCGGGATAGCTCAGTTGGTAGAGCAGAGGACTGA
- a CDS encoding DUF2470 domain-containing protein, whose product MADPLTSAVSDRICRHMNEDHADAVLVYAKVYGGATEATAATLTGITPAAMVLDVVEATGSRSLQVSFDHELQDSEDAHQTLIAMLRSARASKA is encoded by the coding sequence ATGGCTGATCCACTCACTTCAGCAGTTAGCGATCGCATCTGTCGCCACATGAATGAAGACCATGCGGATGCGGTCTTGGTTTATGCCAAAGTCTATGGCGGCGCAACGGAAGCGACGGCGGCGACTCTGACGGGCATTACGCCAGCAGCCATGGTTTTGGATGTGGTGGAAGCCACGGGATCGCGATCGCTGCAAGTTAGCTTCGACCACGAGCTACAGGACTCCGAAGACGCGCACCAGACCTTGATTGCAATGCTGCGATCGGCGCGAGCCAGTAAAGCTTAG